Genomic DNA from Ruminococcus sp. OA3:
TACCCCCAGGACCTCACCTGAACGCACTTCAAAATTTACATCCTGAAATACTCCCTGTTTCGTCAGGCCCTTTACTTTCAGCACGGTCTTACCAATTTTACTGTGCCTGGCAGGATACCGTTCACCAATCTCACGTCCGATCATCATTTTTACGATCTCATTCATATTTGTCTCGGGTATATTTTTGGTCCCCACGTACGTCCCGTCTCTCAGCACACTGATCCTGTCACACAGCTCAAAGATTTCCTCCATTCGGTGCGAAATATACACGATAGATACTCCCGATTCGCGCAGGGAATGAATCACTTCAAACAGCACCAGTGTCTCGCTCTGAGTAAGCGCCGCTGTCGGTTCATCCATGATGATGACTTTGGCGTCTACCATAAGCGCCTTACAGATTTCTATCATCTGCTGTTGCCCCACGGACAGATTGGACATCACCTCCGACGGCGATATATGAACTCCGAGCCGGTCCAGGGCCTCGGCTGCTTTTTTGCGCATTGCCTTCTGATCGCAGAGTCCGAATCTCGTCTTTATCTCTTTTCCCATAAAAAGATTTTCTTCCACCGTCAGGTCAAACAATACATTTAATTCCTGATGGATAAATACGATGCCTGCCTTCTCAGCTTCCTGAGGGCTTTTGTAATGTACTTCCCTGCCATCTACCAGTACAGTACCTGCATCCTTTGTATAGACACCTGTTAGGATCTTCATAAGCGTTGATTTTCCGGCACCGTTCTCGCCCATCAGTGCATGAACTTCACCATCGCCCAGAATAAAACCGGCATCTTTCAGAACCTGATTGCTTCCGAAAGATTTATCTATTCCTTTCATCTCAATCTGCATGTCCTACGCCTCCCTTTCTTTTCTCAGAACAAACAGCCGGACTGCAGGATGATGTTGGCATAAGCCGTGGTCTCACCTGTGCGGATGACTGCCCTGCACATTTTTGTCTGTTCCTTCAGCTCCTGATGGCTGACATACTCTATCTCACATGAATTTCCCATGCTTTTTACCAGGTTCAGTATATCCTTCCACATGTTCGGGCTGTGTTCTTTTATTTCTTCCGCCAGAATTATTTTTTCAATTTTCATGTCACCCGTTACTTCATTTAATACTTCCAGGAACCCCGGTACACCGAACTTCACAGCCAGGTCTATCCTTTCTGTCTCATCCGGTATCGGAAGTCCGCAGTCTCCCACTGCCAGGGTATCCGTGTGTCCCATGTAAGAAAGGACCCTTGAGATATCACTGTTTAAAATTCCATTTTTCTTCATTCTCTATTCTCCCAATTCTCTGATGACTTCTTCGTACGTCGGCATTCCTCCCTGTGCGCCGAATTTTTCAGTGGAAAGGCCGGCAGCAGCATTTGCAAACCGCAATGACTCTTCCATATTCCTGCCCTCTGTTATGGCAACGGTAAAAGCTCCGTTCAGTGTGTCTCCCGCCCCTGTGGTATCTACAACTTTTGATTTTCTCGCAGGCACCAGGATCGTCTCCCCGCTTTTCAGACAGGCTCCCACTCCGCGGGATCCCTGTGTGATCACAAGCTTCTCCGGATAGGTCTTTAAAAGCTCCTCAAATGAGCGGTCCTCCCCAAACAGGATCACAGCCTCATGTTCGTTAGGTGTAAGATAAGTCACCTTTTCCAGAATATCCTGCCGTACAGGTCTGGCAGGTGCCGGGTTCAGTACAACCTTTACTTTGTTTGCCGCACAAAGTTCAGCAACATACTCGACCGTATTCTGTGGTATCTCGTGCTGAAGAAGTACAATCTCACATTCCAGAAGAGAGTCTTTTATCTCATTTATATAGTCAATGTCCACACAGTCATTTGTTCCCGCTACAACAATAATCGTATTGTCATTCTCACCAACCGTAATGACCGCAAGTCCTGTGGGAATCCCTTTCACGGTTTTAATATGCTGTGTGTTGACGCCCATATTTTCAAGATTTTTGACAAGGTTTTCCCCTGCAGCATCGTCGCCCACACAACCGAACATTTCAACATCTGCACCTAATCTGGCCATGGCTACCGCCTGATTCGCACCCTTTCCTCCCGGGATGTACTGCAGATCTTCCCCTTTCAGTGTCTCACCTTTCAAAGGAATTCTCTCAGCTTTGACTGTCATATCCATGTTG
This window encodes:
- the rbsK gene encoding ribokinase, giving the protein MKKIGVVGSINMDMTVKAERIPLKGETLKGEDLQYIPGGKGANQAVAMARLGADVEMFGCVGDDAAGENLVKNLENMGVNTQHIKTVKGIPTGLAVITVGENDNTIIVVAGTNDCVDIDYINEIKDSLLECEIVLLQHEIPQNTVEYVAELCAANKVKVVLNPAPARPVRQDILEKVTYLTPNEHEAVILFGEDRSFEELLKTYPEKLVITQGSRGVGACLKSGETILVPARKSKVVDTTGAGDTLNGAFTVAITEGRNMEESLRFANAAAGLSTEKFGAQGGMPTYEEVIRELGE
- a CDS encoding sugar ABC transporter ATP-binding protein, translated to MQIEMKGIDKSFGSNQVLKDAGFILGDGEVHALMGENGAGKSTLMKILTGVYTKDAGTVLVDGREVHYKSPQEAEKAGIVFIHQELNVLFDLTVEENLFMGKEIKTRFGLCDQKAMRKKAAEALDRLGVHISPSEVMSNLSVGQQQMIEICKALMVDAKVIIMDEPTAALTQSETLVLFEVIHSLRESGVSIVYISHRMEEIFELCDRISVLRDGTYVGTKNIPETNMNEIVKMMIGREIGERYPARHSKIGKTVLKVKGLTKQGVFQDVNFEVRSGEVLGVSGLMGAGRTEIMQAIFGNLSYEHGTVEIQGREVHIKSPIQAMKCGIGFITEDRKVEGLMLEESIQKNIALANLSSVSNHRVMHKKKEQDLVAKGIRELHIKCFGPDHECNNLSGGNQQKVVFAKWIYTNPGILILDEPTRGVDIGAKKEIYTIINELAAKGVAIIMVSSELPEVLGMSDRIMVVREGEVRGIISRKEASQENIMTLATGGTIS
- the rbsD gene encoding D-ribose pyranase — encoded protein: MKKNGILNSDISRVLSYMGHTDTLAVGDCGLPIPDETERIDLAVKFGVPGFLEVLNEVTGDMKIEKIILAEEIKEHSPNMWKDILNLVKSMGNSCEIEYVSHQELKEQTKMCRAVIRTGETTAYANIILQSGCLF